The following are encoded together in the Coffea arabica cultivar ET-39 chromosome 1c, Coffea Arabica ET-39 HiFi, whole genome shotgun sequence genome:
- the LOC113739466 gene encoding zinc finger BED domain-containing protein RICESLEEPER 2-like has translation MDKSAEDASSQLGRTGGNSTNPVNIIDTKGGNDNEEELEYSLGDEELGSEEEQLEGDTQAPVQTSNQDAIEGDTLDAFKKKKRARKSEAWDDFEDVEVGPQKTIYSECRHCQSRFKKTKTGTTSSLLRHRKNCSKRLEKLKIVEARQQKLNFPVADSSSNAHSLLHTGKFDMAAMRQSAAEWVLMHEHPFSIVEEDGFNLMMKKGMPEWQKISQTINKKDCLSVYEREEQKLKHLLSKVKKISLTTDLWKSKNQKIEYMAITGHWIDTQWRLQKRVLNFVHVPPPRPGIAIVDAIYKCMLDWGIETKLYTVSVDNASNNDTALRCLKDTFSRNKCLLAKGKLFHVRCCAHILNLMVQDGLSEIQEIIHDIRASVEFVKKTKGRQLIFGEIVHQLRLPEKVLIYDCKTRWNSTYEMLACAIKFYEVFPRFKDREPNYTFCPSTEDWEKVKKVCSILGVFWNATHIISGSDYPTANLYLNEVCRIKTLLDSKANDEDNFIQLMVWKMKMKFDKYWGECNLMMSIAAILDPRLKMRVINYCFPLIYPPHEVQANINKVRQALYDLYAEYVEVHVSSSRDSGASCQIVTNDPVSKSSSSSSSTMTHVTGMCEFLSHITTVEPVQQEKNELDIYFEDGLFTATEKSSLDIVNLDALKWWKNTTKYKILP, from the coding sequence ATGGATAAGTCTGCGGAAGATGCGTCTTCACAGCTAGGTAGAACAGGTGGGAATTCCACTAATCCTGTGAATATCATTGACACAAAGGGTGGAAACGACAACGAGGAAGAGCTGGAATACTCTCTTGGCGACGAAGAATTAGGAAGTGAAGAGGAGCAGTTAGAAGGCGATACACAAGCTCCTGTTcaaacttcaaaccaagatgCTATTGAAGGTGATACTCTAGAtgcttttaaaaagaaaaaaagagccaGAAAATCTGAAGCATGGGATGATTTCGAAGATGTGGAAGTTGGGCCTCAAAAAACAATTTACTCAGAGTGTAGGCATTGTCAGTCTAGATTCAAAAAGACGAAGACCGGTACAACTTCAAGTTTGTTAAGGCATCGGAAAAATTGTTCTAAACGATTGGAGAAACTCAAAATAGTAGAGGCACGTCAGCAAAAACTCAATTTTCCAGTTGCTGATTCTAGCTCAAATGCTCATTCCCTCCTTCATACTGGCAAGTTTGACATGGCTGCCATGAGACAAAGCGCAGCTGAGTGGGTGCTTATGCATGAGCATCCCTTTTCAATTGTGGAGGAAGATGGCTTCAACTTAATGATGAAAAAGGGGATGCCTGAATGGCAAAAAATCAGCCAGACTATCAACAAGAAAGATTGTCTTTCCGTGTATGAAAGAGAGGAGCAGAAATTGAAGCATTTGTTAAGTAAAGTCAAGAAAATCAGCTTGACCACAGACCTTTGGAAGTCCAAGAACCAAAAAATTGAATATATGGCTATAACTGGACATTGGATTGACACCCAGTGGAGATTACAAAAACGGGTCCTCAACTTTGTGCATGTTCCCCCTCCACGTCCGGGTATTGCCATTGTAGATGCTATTTACAAATGCATGTTGGATTGGGGCATTGAGACCAAACTTTATACAGTGTCAGTTGATAACGCGTCAAATAATGACACCGCACTACGATGTTTGAAGGACACCTTCTCGAGAAACAAGTGCTTGTTGGCCAAAGGAAAGTTATTCCATGTGAGGTGTTGTGCTCACATACTTAACCTAATGGTTCAAGATGGTCTTAGtgaaattcaagaaataattcaTGACATAAGGGCAAGTGTAGAGTTTGTAAAGAAAACTAAAGGGAGGCAATTGATCTTTGGTGAAATTGTACACCAGCTGCGATTGCCTGAAAAAGTGCTGATTTATGACTGCAAAACAAGGTGGAATTCGACCTATGAGATGCTAGCTTGTGCTATCAAGTTCTATGAGGTGTTCCCGAGATTCAAAGACAGAGAGCCAAACTATACTTTTTGTCCTTCCACAGAAGATTGGGAAAAGGTAAAAAAGGTGTGCAGTATTTTAGGAGTTTTTTGGAATGCAACTCATATAATATCTGGGAGTGATTATCCGACAGCTAATTTATATTTAAATGAAGTTTGTCGGATAAAAACGCTTCTAGATAGCAAAGCAAATGATGAAGACAACTTTATTCAATTAATGGTttggaagatgaagatgaaatttGACAAGTATTGGGGTGAGTGTAATCTGATGATGTCTATAGCAGCTATCTTGGATCCCAGGCTCAAGATGCGAGTTATCAACTACTGCTTTCCATTGATATATCCTCCGCATGAAGTGCAAGCGAATATAAACAAAGTTCGGCAAGCATTGTATGATCTATATGCCGAGTATGTGGAGGTGCATGTTTCAAGTTCAAGAGATTCTGGAGCAAGCTGTCAAATAGTGACAAATGATCCAGTTAGCAAGAGTAGCAGTAGTTCATCCTCTACAATGACACACGTTACTGGAATGTGTGAATTTCTATCTCATATTACTACTGTGGAACCCGTTCAACAGGAGAAGAATGAGCTGGATATCTACTTTGAAGATGGCCTTTTCACTGCTACGGAGAAGTCGAGCCTGGATATTGTCAACTTAGATGCTTTGAAATGGTGGAAAAACACAACAAAATACAAGATTTTGCCTTAG
- the LOC113720945 gene encoding phospholipase A1-Igamma3, chloroplastic-like — protein sequence MAFIRFSFNIPMNKSHEPQWPSATWKTIETSNLFFLKQSFSPKKSIRKLIKCASVSRLTSEVKEAQEYAQDSRTFNQVWREIQGCYHWEGLLDPMNSHLRQEIIQYGEFAQACYDSFDFDPHSKYCGTCKYQPADFFDKLDMADRGYQMRRYLYATSNIDLPKFFQKSNMSSIWSQHANWMGYVAVTVDEDEIKRLGRRDILISWRGTVTYLEWIHDLKDFLHPAHFRDDPSIKIESGFFDLYTTKENTCKYCSFSAREQVLAEVNRLIQRYEGEELSITITGHSLGAALALLSAYDIAEMKLNITKTGTKKIPITVFSFAGPRVGNLRFKERCDELGVKVLRIVNVHDKVPTVPGIITNEKFQYQKYIEEVISFPWSYAHVGVELALDHTHSPFLKANSDLGCAHNLEAHLHLVDGFHGRGRPFRLVTKRDIALVNKDSDFLKRDYGVPPKWRQDENKGMVRNSDGRWVLPERPRVEAHPADTAHHFEQVLKYARSGFELL from the coding sequence ATGGCTTTTATCCGATTCTCTTTCAACATCCCCATGAACAAGAGCCATGAACCTCAATGGCCATCCGCCACATGGAAAACTATAGAAACAAGCAACCTTTTCTTCTTAAAACAAAGtttttccccaaaaaaatcaattagaaaACTCATCAAATGTGCTTCAGTTTCAAGATTGACATCAGAAGTCAAAGAAGCACAAGAATATGCACAAGACAGTAGAACCTTCAATCAAGTCTGGAGAGAAATTCAAGGGTGCTACCACTGGGAAGGCCTACTAGACCCCATGAATTCTCATCTTCGCCAAGAAATTATTCAGTATGGTGAATTTGCACAAGCATGTTATGATTCATTCGACTTTGATCCTCACTCAAAATATTGTGGTACGTGCAAGTACCAACCTGCAGATTTCTTTGATAAGCTAGACATGGCTGACAGAGGCTATCAAATGAGAAGATACTTGTATGCAACTTCAAACATAGAtttaccaaaatttttccagaaatccaACATGAGCAGTATTTGGAGTCAACATGCAAACTGGATGGGCTATGTTGCAGTTACAGTGGATGAAGATGAGATCAAAAGGCTCGGGCGCCGTGATATTCTTATTTCATGGAGAGGCACAGTGACATACCTCGAATGGATTCATGATCTCAAGGACTTCTTACATCCAGCTCATTTCCGCGATGATCCATCAATAAAAATCGAGTCAGGGTTCTTCGATCTATACACCACCAAAGAGAATACGTGCAAGTATTGCTCGTTTTCAGCTCGTGAGCAAGTACTAGCTGAAGTGAACAGACTCATACAGAGATACGAAGGGGAAGAATTAAGCATCACAATAACAGGACATAGTCTTGGAGCAGCTCTGGCTTTGTTGAGCGCATATGATATTGCCGAGATGAAATTAAACATCACAAAAACAGGTACTAAGAAAATCCCAATTACAGTTTTCTCCTTTGCAGGTCCGAGAGTTGGAAATCTCAGGTTCAAAGAAAGATGTGATGAACTCGGCGTTAAGGTCTTGAGAATTGTCAATGTCCATGATAAAGTTCCAACAGTTCCTGGAATTATTACAAATGAGAAGTTTCAATACCAAAAGTATATTGAAGAAGTTATATCATTTCCTTGGAGTTATGCTCATGTTGGAGTGGAGTTGGCATTGGACCATACTCATTCACCATTTCTGAAGGCCAATAGTGATCTTGGATGTGCACATAATCTTGAGGCTCATTTACACTTGGTTGATGGATTTCATGGCAGAGGTAGGCCGTTTAGATTGGTCACAAAAAGGGATATTGCACTTGTGAACAAGGATTCTGATTTCTTGAAGAGAGATTATGGGGTGCCACCAAAATGGAGGCAAGATGAGAACAAAGGGATGGTGAGGAATAGTGATGGACGATGGGTGCTGCCAGAGAGACCAAGAGTGGAAGCACATCCTGCTGACACTGCACACCACTTTGAACAAGTGCTCAAATATGCTAGGTCTGGATTTGAATTACTTTAA